In a single window of the Hydrogenobaculum sp. 3684 genome:
- a CDS encoding arsenate reductase (azurin) small subunit, whose protein sequence is MFMTKISRRTFIGGSAAMAALLSTPEWAMALITQPYPRVKIANIKDLKVGEPVIFNYPDEQSPAILIKLGEKADGGVGPEGDIVAYSSICTHMGCPVVYSKKRFVCACHYSMFDPAKNGQTFQGHASEWLPQMILRFEPRTGNIYAEGVEGLIWGRIRNILKFSKTSNL, encoded by the coding sequence ATGTTTATGACGAAGATCTCACGAAGGACTTTTATCGGTGGAAGTGCGGCTATGGCTGCACTTTTATCTACACCAGAGTGGGCAATGGCTCTTATAACCCAGCCATACCCAAGAGTAAAAATAGCCAACATTAAGGACTTAAAGGTAGGAGAGCCGGTAATCTTTAATTACCCAGATGAACAATCTCCAGCAATTCTTATTAAGCTTGGAGAGAAGGCTGATGGTGGTGTGGGACCAGAAGGGGACATCGTAGCCTACTCGTCAATATGTACCCATATGGGCTGTCCTGTTGTCTATTCTAAAAAGAGGTTTGTTTGTGCTTGCCATTACTCAATGTTTGACCCTGCAAAAAATGGGCAAACATTCCAGGGGCATGCATCTGAATGGCTTCCTCAGATGATTTTGCGTTTTGAACCAAGAACTGGAAACATATACGCAGAAGGGGTAGAAGGACTTATATGGGGAAGAATTAGAAACATTTTAAAATTTAGCAAAACAAGCAACTTATAA